From one Candidatus Manganitrophus noduliformans genomic stretch:
- a CDS encoding HD domain-containing phosphohydrolase, giving the protein MVQHKKRSGQLSRTASLEKERPFEGGTFDDLNRNIPLSEKLRSIHSILKTRIPLIDRIAVAVYDPKSDLLKTFIYSSREEHPLIHYQAKLAEAGSLRAILQSGRPRVVNDLAVFAKGEHEHTKRIAGQGFGSSYTLPIYLNGLFLGFIFFNSYRKNIFRPDTLQELDLFGHLISLMITNELSTIRMMVATIKAARHITAYRDMETGGHVERTAHYARLIAKELAPKYGFDDPYIEYLFLFSSLHDIGKIGLPDAVLKKTGKLSKEEVEIMKSHVRKGREIVDTIIEDFGLDTFQHIDMLRNIAEYHHEAVDGTGYLRGLKGEAIPIEARIITVADIFDALTSRRYYKEAWTNEEAFAALQRLAGFKLDRDCVEALARNAEAVKEIQQRFKEELLA; this is encoded by the coding sequence ATGGTTCAACATAAAAAGAGATCTGGTCAGTTAAGTCGAACGGCCTCCCTTGAGAAAGAGCGCCCTTTCGAGGGGGGTACCTTCGACGATCTGAATCGAAACATCCCCCTCTCGGAAAAGCTCAGATCGATCCATTCGATTCTGAAAACTCGGATTCCTCTGATCGATCGGATCGCCGTCGCGGTGTACGATCCGAAGAGCGACCTGCTGAAGACCTTCATCTACAGCAGCCGCGAGGAGCATCCGTTGATTCACTATCAGGCCAAACTCGCCGAGGCGGGCTCCTTGCGGGCGATCTTACAGTCCGGGCGTCCCCGCGTGGTGAATGATCTGGCGGTTTTCGCCAAAGGAGAACATGAGCATACGAAGCGGATCGCGGGACAGGGATTCGGATCGAGCTATACCCTGCCGATTTACTTGAATGGGCTCTTCCTCGGATTTATTTTCTTCAACTCTTATCGGAAAAACATCTTCCGGCCCGATACCCTGCAGGAGCTTGATCTCTTCGGCCATTTAATCTCCCTGATGATCACCAACGAGTTATCGACCATACGGATGATGGTCGCGACGATCAAGGCGGCCCGGCACATCACGGCCTATCGAGATATGGAGACCGGCGGCCATGTCGAGCGGACCGCCCACTATGCGAGACTGATCGCCAAAGAATTGGCCCCGAAATACGGTTTCGACGACCCATATATCGAGTATCTTTTTCTATTTTCGTCTTTGCACGATATCGGTAAAATCGGCCTCCCCGACGCGGTCCTCAAGAAGACAGGAAAGCTCTCCAAAGAGGAAGTCGAAATCATGAAGAGCCATGTCCGGAAAGGCCGGGAGATTGTCGACACGATCATCGAAGATTTCGGGCTGGATACCTTTCAGCATATCGATATGTTGCGCAATATCGCCGAATATCACCATGAAGCGGTCGATGGAACGGGATATCTTCGCGGGTTGAAGGGAGAGGCGATTCCGATCGAGGCGCGGATCATCACCGTCGCCGACATCTTCGACGCGCTGACCAGCCGAAGGTACTACAAGGAAGCGTGGACCAACGAGGAGGCCTTTGCGGCATTGCAGCGGCTGGCCGGTTTTAAGCTGGATCGAGACTGTGTTGAGGCGCTCGCCCGGAACGCCGAGGCGGTAAAGGAGATCCAGCAGCGATTCAAAGAGGAACTCCTGGCGTAA
- a CDS encoding DUF2267 domain-containing protein encodes MNKVTFVRKVQDALEKRIHLDRDRTERMIGAVFSALSARLTPEEGEQFIAQLPTELKALWYHEVATRLGQGEKEVVKLSKDQFLDKIQTEGHLASAADAEFIARCVIHVLKEAISPGEVQDAVAQLPSDLKAWVLAA; translated from the coding sequence ATGAACAAGGTAACGTTTGTTCGAAAAGTACAAGATGCCCTTGAAAAGCGGATACACCTTGATCGAGACCGGACGGAGCGGATGATCGGCGCCGTTTTCTCCGCCCTTTCTGCGCGTTTGACGCCGGAGGAGGGGGAGCAGTTTATTGCGCAGCTCCCGACGGAGCTGAAAGCGCTCTGGTATCATGAAGTCGCGACCCGGCTGGGTCAGGGAGAGAAGGAGGTCGTGAAGCTTTCAAAAGATCAGTTTCTTGATAAGATTCAAACCGAGGGACATCTGGCGTCGGCGGCGGATGCGGAGTTCATTGCGCGATGCGTCATCCATGTCCTGAAAGAGGCGATCAGCCCCGGAGAAGTTCAAGACGCGGTCGCTCAGCTTCCCTCCGATTTAAAAGCGTGGGTCTTGGCTGCTTGA
- a CDS encoding universal stress protein, whose translation MKIPHRILMGTDFSDYAKEALDYAVLLAKHFGAELYLLHVFKEPIYIPRGVKITEPEFSDWIRSLREGEQKSLEALAGEVRRNGVVVHPMLKDGAAFREIPNAVKEVSADLIVLGTHGRTGLDRFMMGSVAERVARRVPCPILLVKPKALAEKDQEQP comes from the coding sequence ATGAAAATTCCGCATCGGATCTTGATGGGGACCGACTTTTCGGATTACGCCAAGGAGGCCCTTGATTACGCCGTTCTCCTGGCGAAACATTTCGGGGCCGAACTTTATCTGCTGCATGTTTTCAAAGAGCCGATTTATATTCCGAGGGGGGTTAAAATTACCGAACCGGAGTTCTCAGACTGGATCCGTTCTCTGAGAGAAGGCGAGCAGAAGAGCCTGGAGGCCCTCGCGGGGGAGGTCCGCCGAAACGGGGTCGTGGTTCATCCGATGTTGAAGGATGGAGCCGCTTTCCGAGAGATTCCCAATGCGGTCAAAGAGGTTTCAGCCGATCTGATCGTCCTCGGCACCCACGGCCGGACCGGCCTCGATCGTTTCATGATGGGAAGCGTGGCCGAACGGGTGGCTCGGCGGGTCCCATGTCCGATCTTGCTGGTGAAGCCGAAGGCACTGGCTGAGAAGGATCAGGAGCAGCCCTGA
- a CDS encoding dienelactone hydrolase family protein: protein MDGRGRDSRLETEIAHDGREHPVRIPADGVTLEGALAVPAEAGGVVLFAHGSGSSRHSPRNNFVARVLRNAGVGTLLFDLLTEKEDRIYETRFDIDLLTRRLIAATRWFTEQPQHRGLAVGYFGSSTGAASALRAAAALGPAVGAVVSRGGRPDLAGRALPHVQSPTLLIVGGDDLPVIDLNQQAYDQMKAERGLKIIPGATHLFEEPGTLEEVARLAADWFQRHLRVKRD, encoded by the coding sequence ATGGATGGAAGGGGAAGAGATTCCCGCCTGGAAACGGAGATCGCTCACGACGGCCGGGAGCATCCGGTCCGAATCCCGGCCGATGGGGTGACCCTTGAAGGGGCGCTGGCGGTCCCGGCCGAGGCGGGTGGGGTGGTGTTGTTCGCCCACGGCAGCGGCAGCAGCCGGCACAGCCCCAGGAATAACTTCGTCGCCCGGGTGTTGCGAAACGCAGGGGTCGGCACACTTCTGTTTGACCTGTTAACCGAAAAAGAAGATCGAATCTATGAGACCCGTTTCGATATCGATCTCTTGACCCGCCGGCTGATTGCGGCCACCCGCTGGTTCACTGAACAGCCTCAGCATCGCGGCCTGGCGGTCGGCTATTTCGGGTCGAGCACCGGCGCGGCCTCGGCCCTTCGGGCGGCCGCCGCGCTCGGCCCGGCCGTCGGCGCGGTGGTTTCGCGCGGGGGACGGCCCGATCTGGCGGGGAGGGCGCTTCCTCATGTTCAGTCTCCCACGTTGCTGATCGTCGGCGGCGACGACCTCCCGGTCATTGATCTGAATCAACAGGCCTATGATCAGATGAAGGCGGAAAGGGGATTGAAGATTATTCCGGGCGCCACCCATCTGTTCGAAGAGCCGGGCACGCTGGAAGAGGTGGCGCGTTTGGCGGCCGATTGGTTTCAGCGGCACCTTCGTGTGAAAAGGGACTGA
- a CDS encoding Tn3 family transposase → MRACFIFRNAPFWRQGVITENDHEEQRKAIKYNHLVSNLIIFHAVFFLTQVLENLVRQGYSIDRETISFVSPFITEHVDRFGNYSLNLKRRTPPLKIGKTWNAKIA, encoded by the coding sequence ATGCGGGCCTGTTTCATTTTCCGAAACGCTCCTTTTTGGAGGCAGGGGGTCATCACTGAAAACGACCACGAAGAGCAGAGAAAGGCGATCAAGTATAATCATCTCGTATCGAACCTGATTATCTTTCATGCCGTTTTCTTCCTGACCCAGGTTCTGGAGAATCTGGTCAGGCAGGGATATTCAATTGATAGAGAGACAATCAGCTTTGTCAGCCCGTTCATTACCGAACATGTAGACCGATTTGGAAATTACTCATTAAATTTGAAGCGAAGGACCCCACCTCTGAAGATCGGAAAGACCTGGAATGCAAAGATCGCGTGA
- the polX gene encoding DNA polymerase/3'-5' exonuclease PolX, whose product MDCQDDYKRNMTNAEIARILREIAFFLEMEEIPFKPRAYEKAAYAIEALDAPLDEIYRRGRIKAVEEVPGVGRSIAEKLVTLIETGKLPYYEGLRLKSPVDIEQLTAIEGLGPKKVKVLYDQLGIRTVDDLERAALEGKIHQLPHFGEKSEQKILKGISFFKKSGSRYPIGVILPVIRDIERLLEKVPGVKRLAVAGSIRRWKETIGDGDLLAVSNDPDRVMDFFISMPEVIYIHAKGPTKSSIKIKSGIDVDLRVVPEESFGAALCYFTGSKAHNIHLRKIAIGKGLKLSEYGVFRGERPIAGRTEEEVYAALGLPFIPPELREETGEIESALAERLPNLIDYDELRGDLQTQTNWTDGAYSIEEMAAEAKRLGREYIAITDHTKSLAMAKGSDEKRLRKQMAAIDELNKKLRGITLLKGAEVNIDKDGRLDIDDETLARLDVVGIAVHSHFGLSREQMTRRVIRAMENPHADILFHPTGRIIQKREPYEIDIDAVIQAARRTGTALEVDAFPDRLDLKDEHIRKAVEAGVKLVIDSDAHHIHHLSYLQFGIATARRGWAKRSDVLNTLPLNAFLASLKDGKERGRKKHFGVMQVRKGR is encoded by the coding sequence ATGGACTGCCAGGACGACTACAAGCGGAATATGACGAACGCTGAAATCGCCAGGATCCTGCGAGAGATCGCCTTCTTCCTCGAGATGGAAGAGATTCCTTTCAAGCCGCGCGCCTATGAGAAGGCGGCCTATGCGATTGAAGCGCTCGACGCCCCGCTCGATGAGATCTACCGGCGCGGTCGAATCAAAGCTGTGGAAGAGGTCCCCGGGGTTGGAAGAAGCATTGCCGAGAAACTGGTCACCCTCATCGAAACCGGCAAGCTCCCCTACTACGAGGGCTTACGTTTAAAATCGCCGGTCGATATCGAGCAGCTCACCGCCATCGAGGGGCTCGGTCCCAAGAAGGTCAAAGTCCTCTACGATCAACTGGGGATTCGGACGGTCGACGATCTGGAGCGCGCCGCCCTGGAGGGGAAAATCCATCAACTTCCTCACTTCGGCGAGAAGAGCGAGCAGAAGATCCTCAAAGGGATCTCCTTTTTTAAAAAGAGCGGGAGCCGATACCCGATCGGAGTCATTCTCCCGGTGATCCGCGACATCGAGCGCCTCTTGGAAAAGGTTCCGGGAGTGAAACGGCTGGCGGTCGCCGGCTCCATCCGGCGGTGGAAGGAGACGATCGGAGACGGCGATCTGCTCGCCGTCTCGAATGATCCCGACCGGGTGATGGACTTTTTCATCTCCATGCCGGAGGTGATCTACATCCATGCGAAGGGACCGACGAAGTCGAGCATTAAGATCAAGAGCGGAATCGACGTCGATCTCCGCGTCGTTCCGGAGGAGAGCTTCGGCGCGGCTCTCTGCTACTTCACCGGGAGCAAAGCGCATAATATTCACCTCCGCAAGATTGCGATCGGAAAAGGTCTCAAGCTGAGCGAGTATGGCGTCTTTCGAGGAGAACGGCCGATCGCGGGCCGAACCGAAGAAGAAGTCTATGCCGCGCTCGGCCTTCCCTTCATCCCCCCCGAGCTTCGGGAGGAGACAGGCGAGATCGAGTCGGCCCTGGCGGAGAGGCTTCCGAACTTGATCGATTATGACGAGTTACGCGGCGACCTTCAGACGCAGACCAACTGGACCGACGGGGCCTATTCCATCGAAGAGATGGCCGCCGAGGCGAAGCGCTTGGGGCGGGAGTACATCGCGATCACCGACCATACGAAGAGCCTCGCGATGGCGAAAGGGTCGGATGAGAAGCGGCTCCGCAAGCAGATGGCCGCCATCGATGAACTCAACAAGAAGCTGCGCGGCATCACCCTTTTAAAGGGGGCCGAAGTAAACATCGACAAAGACGGCCGCCTCGATATCGACGATGAGACCCTGGCCCGGCTCGATGTCGTCGGGATCGCCGTTCACTCCCACTTCGGCCTGTCGCGGGAGCAGATGACCCGCCGGGTGATCCGCGCGATGGAGAACCCCCACGCCGACATCCTTTTCCATCCCACCGGACGCATTATACAGAAGCGCGAGCCGTACGAAATTGATATCGACGCGGTGATCCAAGCCGCCCGGCGGACCGGAACCGCCCTGGAGGTGGATGCTTTTCCCGACCGGCTCGATTTAAAAGATGAACATATCCGGAAGGCGGTCGAAGCCGGGGTGAAGCTCGTCATCGATTCCGACGCGCACCACATCCACCACCTCTCCTATCTTCAGTTCGGAATCGCCACGGCGCGTCGGGGCTGGGCGAAGCGATCGGATGTCCTCAATACCCTCCCGCTCAACGCGTTTCTCGCCTCGCTTAAAGACGGAAAAGAGCGGGGCCGCAAGAAGCATTTCGGAGTGATGCAAGTTCGGAAAGGCCGATGA
- a CDS encoding CapA family protein gives MSTHSKQITLFLTGDVMTGRGVDQILPHPSDPHLHEAYMKSAAGYVELAEEANGPIPEPVGYSYIWGEVLEILGRRAPDVRIINLETAVTTSETWEEKGINYRMHPENIPCLTAARIDCAVLANNHVLDWGEAGLVETLETLRKTDIKTAGAGRTLDEAQAPAIFEVAGRGRVIVFGFGSESSGIPWTWAAKQEKPGVALLEDLSERTVRQIAGRVQSTKRPGDIVVASIHWGGNWGYDIPQEQIRFAHQLIDEAGVDVIHGHSSHHAKGIEVHREKPILYGCGDFLTDYEGIEGYETFRDDLALIYLATIDPSSGKLVRFEMVPFQMKRFRLHRASEEDARWLEKMFNREGHPFGTWVELKEDLSLVLRMG, from the coding sequence ATGTCAACACATTCCAAGCAGATCACCCTCTTCCTGACGGGGGATGTCATGACGGGGAGGGGGGTCGATCAGATTTTGCCTCATCCTAGCGACCCTCATCTCCACGAAGCGTACATGAAATCGGCCGCGGGATATGTCGAACTCGCCGAGGAGGCGAACGGGCCGATTCCGGAACCGGTCGGCTATTCCTACATCTGGGGAGAGGTCCTCGAAATCTTGGGGCGACGGGCGCCCGATGTCAGGATCATCAATTTGGAGACCGCCGTTACGACGAGCGAGACGTGGGAGGAGAAAGGGATCAACTACCGGATGCATCCGGAGAATATCCCCTGCCTCACCGCAGCCCGAATCGACTGCGCGGTTTTGGCCAACAATCATGTATTGGATTGGGGAGAGGCCGGCCTCGTTGAGACGTTGGAGACCCTGAGAAAGACGGACATAAAAACCGCGGGGGCCGGCCGCACCCTCGACGAAGCGCAAGCGCCGGCGATCTTCGAGGTGGCCGGGAGGGGACGGGTGATCGTCTTCGGATTCGGATCGGAGAGCAGCGGTATTCCTTGGACCTGGGCCGCGAAACAAGAGAAGCCGGGGGTCGCTCTGCTGGAAGATCTCTCGGAGAGAACGGTTCGGCAGATCGCCGGGCGGGTACAATCGACGAAACGACCCGGCGACATCGTCGTCGCCTCCATTCACTGGGGAGGGAACTGGGGCTACGACATCCCCCAGGAGCAGATCCGGTTTGCGCATCAACTCATCGATGAGGCCGGTGTCGATGTCATCCACGGGCATTCCTCTCATCACGCCAAAGGGATCGAAGTTCATCGGGAGAAGCCGATCCTCTACGGCTGCGGCGACTTCCTCACCGACTATGAAGGGATTGAAGGATATGAAACGTTCAGGGACGATCTGGCGCTGATTTACCTTGCGACGATCGATCCGTCGTCTGGAAAGCTCGTTCGATTCGAGATGGTCCCTTTTCAGATGAAGCGCTTTCGGCTCCATCGCGCATCGGAGGAAGATGCAAGGTGGTTGGAAAAGATGTTCAATAGAGAGGGTCATCCCTTCGGGACCTGGGTTGAATTGAAAGAAGACCTTTCGCTTGTGCTGCGAATGGGATGA
- a CDS encoding DUF2934 domain-containing protein produces the protein MKKGTKKKEEIFAEQPTAPIASDQALHQAIAEKAYALYQKGGRRHGQDLADWLEAERLVLSEKGEKKLISVPPAK, from the coding sequence ATGAAAAAAGGGACGAAAAAGAAAGAAGAGATCTTCGCCGAGCAACCGACCGCGCCGATTGCCAGTGACCAGGCGCTTCACCAAGCGATCGCCGAGAAAGCCTATGCGCTCTACCAAAAAGGAGGCCGGCGCCACGGACAGGATCTGGCGGATTGGCTCGAAGCGGAGCGGTTGGTTCTCTCCGAGAAGGGGGAGAAAAAACTGATCAGCGTCCCGCCGGCAAAATGA
- a CDS encoding universal stress protein: MKPRKQTRTISRIMVPTDFSPGSAEAFEYAIALAKRLKADLILAHVIEPFPYNLVEGMAFSDYGDRLTPPVQRLLDHQSKRAIKEKIPVKTRLIEGAPFREIIKMAKRERADLIVMGTHGRTGIDHLLAGSVAEKVVRLSPCPVLTVRSVPAASKPGSGKARSKSKGRKANVLKDKATLI, encoded by the coding sequence ATGAAACCACGCAAGCAGACCCGAACGATCTCTCGGATAATGGTGCCGACCGATTTCTCGCCCGGCTCCGCCGAGGCGTTCGAATATGCGATCGCGCTGGCCAAGCGGTTAAAAGCCGATCTCATCTTGGCGCACGTCATCGAGCCGTTTCCATACAATCTGGTGGAGGGGATGGCCTTTTCCGACTACGGAGATCGCCTGACACCGCCGGTACAACGCCTTCTCGATCATCAATCGAAACGGGCCATCAAAGAAAAGATTCCGGTGAAGACCCGGCTGATCGAGGGGGCGCCTTTTCGGGAAATCATCAAGATGGCCAAGCGGGAAAGGGCCGATCTGATCGTGATGGGGACGCACGGCCGCACCGGGATCGACCATTTACTTGCCGGAAGCGTTGCGGAAAAGGTGGTGCGTCTCTCTCCCTGTCCGGTTCTGACCGTTCGATCCGTACCGGCCGCTTCGAAGCCGGGGAGCGGCAAAGCTCGGTCAAAAAGCAAGGGAAGGAAGGCGAATGTTCTGAAAGATAAAGCAACTCTAATATAA
- a CDS encoding adenylyl-sulfate kinase, producing the protein MSIAENRAQPAFAVWITGLPSSGKSMLTSALIRTLSRRGVQAAALESDALRRILTPHPCYSEEEREVFYGAMASIGRLLTEQGVPVIFDATANRRAYRDRARREIPRFLEVYVDTPLAVCIARDPKGIYRKAQKGTAATVPGLQAAYEPPLSPEIVIKGDRDSPEIGADRIVTQLIERGFLPARAA; encoded by the coding sequence ATGAGTATTGCGGAGAATAGAGCGCAGCCGGCCTTTGCCGTCTGGATCACCGGTCTGCCGTCGTCTGGCAAATCGATGTTGACCTCGGCGCTGATCCGGACGCTTTCCAGGCGGGGAGTTCAGGCGGCGGCGTTGGAATCCGATGCCCTGCGGCGGATCTTGACCCCTCATCCTTGTTATTCCGAAGAGGAACGGGAGGTTTTCTACGGGGCGATGGCTTCTATCGGCCGGCTTCTCACCGAGCAGGGGGTCCCGGTGATCTTCGATGCGACGGCGAACCGCCGTGCGTATCGGGATCGCGCGAGGAGAGAGATTCCCCGCTTCCTGGAGGTCTATGTCGACACCCCCCTGGCGGTCTGCATCGCCCGCGACCCCAAAGGGATTTATCGCAAGGCGCAGAAAGGAACGGCCGCCACCGTTCCGGGCCTCCAGGCGGCGTATGAGCCGCCCCTCTCTCCGGAGATCGTGATCAAGGGAGATCGGGATTCGCCGGAGATCGGGGCGGATCGTATCGTCACCCAGCTGATCGAACGTGGATTCCTTCCGGCGAGGGCGGCATGA
- a CDS encoding YbhB/YbcL family Raf kinase inhibitor-like protein, protein MSITLQSSAFSNHGEIPRRYTCDGEDLSPPLAWSGAPAGTKSLVLIVDDPDAPDPAAPKRTWVHWVLYNIPPGVTELPEGISPRSLPKGALAGLNDWQRTGYGGPCPPIGRHRYFHKLYALDIVLPRLGTPDKARVEKAMRGHILAQAELVGTYERS, encoded by the coding sequence ATGTCGATTACGCTTCAATCTTCAGCATTCTCCAATCACGGTGAGATCCCCCGGCGCTATACCTGCGACGGGGAAGATCTCTCGCCCCCGCTGGCGTGGTCCGGCGCGCCGGCTGGAACAAAAAGCCTCGTGCTGATCGTCGACGATCCGGACGCGCCCGATCCGGCCGCCCCGAAGAGAACGTGGGTTCACTGGGTGCTCTACAACATTCCGCCCGGTGTCACCGAGCTGCCGGAAGGGATCTCTCCCCGGAGCCTTCCGAAGGGAGCGCTTGCAGGGCTCAATGATTGGCAACGCACCGGCTACGGGGGGCCCTGTCCGCCGATCGGCCGGCATCGCTACTTCCACAAGCTCTATGCCTTGGACATTGTCCTTCCCCGTCTCGGCACGCCGGACAAGGCGAGGGTTGAAAAGGCGATGAGGGGGCACATCCTGGCACAGGCGGAGCTGGTCGGGACTTATGAGCGGTCTTGA
- a CDS encoding PAS domain-containing sensor histidine kinase gives METLREIVRQLPIRVAVLDLDLRFILANDPFCRAVGYTADELRQRKITEMIYPEETQVNLEWARKLIRGEISSYRIEHRCLTKNRETFCIELTASLLRNSEGVPSHLFMILEDITQKRKSEKAIYESEALLKIVMDTLPVGVWITDREGKIISGNPAGQKVWGGARYVGVEEYGEYKGWWPDTGKRIEAEEWALARAVTKGESSIGEIVDIECFDGTRKTILNSAVPIRDSNQNIIGAVVVNEDITDLRHMQAALRESEERFKKVFEEGPVGIAIVGLDYRFIDANSIFCQIVGYTKEELAHFTFADITYSEDIENDVELARKMFAADIPNYQIEKRYVTKEGKIIWINLNASVIRDRAGNPLYGLAIIEDITDRKRSEEALKQKTREAEEANRMKSQFVSIVSHELRTPLNAVIGYNALMRESRFWKNAVKRNEMLDRISYNSQALLDLINVILDLNRMEAGRMKIHPEEVFLSKIVEEAVNHLSIMAGDKGLRILFVDDRSLPPILSDRTKLRQIFINLIANAIKFTDEGSIVVRLVHQPDIKEVCIEVEDTGIGMTEEQLSHIFEPFYQAEPSNTRARGGTGLGLSIVKRLVDLLGGKIEVVSQPEKGSIFTIRLPYLLSTSMVSGDLSDA, from the coding sequence ATGGAAACCCTCAGAGAGATTGTCCGTCAGCTGCCTATCCGTGTTGCTGTTCTCGACCTCGACCTTCGTTTTATTCTGGCCAACGATCCGTTTTGTCGTGCCGTCGGCTATACTGCCGATGAGCTCCGTCAACGGAAGATCACGGAGATGATCTACCCGGAAGAGACGCAGGTGAATCTGGAATGGGCGCGGAAACTGATCCGAGGGGAGATTTCGAGTTATCGGATCGAGCATCGCTGCTTGACGAAGAATCGAGAGACCTTCTGCATCGAGCTGACCGCCTCGCTTTTAAGAAACAGCGAAGGAGTCCCATCGCATCTCTTCATGATCTTGGAAGATATCACTCAGAAAAGAAAATCAGAAAAAGCGATCTATGAGAGCGAAGCGCTTTTGAAGATTGTGATGGATACCCTTCCTGTCGGCGTCTGGATTACCGATCGAGAGGGTAAAATTATCTCGGGAAACCCGGCCGGTCAGAAAGTCTGGGGCGGGGCCCGGTATGTCGGCGTGGAAGAATATGGGGAGTACAAAGGCTGGTGGCCCGATACCGGAAAGCGGATCGAGGCGGAAGAGTGGGCCCTTGCGCGTGCCGTGACGAAGGGAGAGTCCTCGATCGGAGAGATCGTCGACATCGAGTGTTTCGATGGGACCCGGAAAACGATCTTAAATTCGGCGGTGCCGATTCGGGATTCCAATCAAAACATCATCGGTGCCGTGGTGGTGAATGAGGATATCACCGATTTGCGTCACATGCAGGCCGCTTTGCGCGAAAGCGAGGAGCGCTTCAAGAAGGTTTTTGAAGAAGGGCCGGTCGGAATCGCGATTGTCGGCCTCGATTACAGGTTTATCGACGCAAACAGTATCTTCTGCCAAATCGTCGGCTACACCAAAGAGGAGTTGGCCCATTTCACATTCGCCGACATTACCTACTCGGAGGACATCGAAAACGATGTTGAATTGGCGCGGAAGATGTTTGCCGCGGATATTCCGAATTACCAAATCGAAAAACGCTATGTAACCAAAGAGGGGAAAATCATTTGGATCAATCTGAATGCCTCTGTGATTCGGGATCGGGCGGGGAATCCCCTTTACGGCCTCGCGATTATCGAAGACATTACCGACCGAAAGCGATCGGAGGAAGCGTTGAAGCAGAAGACGCGGGAGGCGGAAGAGGCCAACCGGATGAAATCGCAGTTTGTCTCGATTGTTTCGCACGAGCTTCGCACGCCGCTGAATGCCGTCATCGGTTATAACGCCCTGATGAGAGAGTCCCGTTTTTGGAAAAACGCCGTAAAGCGGAATGAGATGCTCGATCGGATCTCCTATAATTCCCAAGCCCTTCTGGATCTGATCAATGTTATTCTCGATTTGAACCGGATGGAAGCGGGGAGAATGAAGATTCATCCGGAGGAGGTCTTTCTTTCCAAAATCGTCGAGGAGGCGGTCAATCATCTTTCCATCATGGCCGGTGATAAGGGATTGAGGATTTTGTTCGTCGATGATCGTTCCCTCCCTCCGATTCTGTCGGATCGTACGAAGCTCCGCCAAATTTTCATCAATCTGATCGCCAATGCGATCAAGTTCACCGATGAGGGATCGATCGTGGTGCGATTGGTCCATCAGCCGGATATAAAGGAAGTCTGCATCGAAGTCGAAGATACCGGGATCGGCATGACGGAGGAGCAGCTCTCTCACATCTTTGAGCCGTTTTATCAGGCGGAGCCTTCCAATACCCGGGCGCGCGGCGGAACCGGGCTGGGGCTTTCGATCGTGAAGCGGTTGGTTGATCTCTTGGGGGGAAAAATTGAAGTAGTCAGTCAGCCGGAAAAAGGGTCGATCTTTACGATCCGGCTTCCATACTTGCTTTCGACTTCCATGGTGTCCGGAGATCTGTCCGATGCATAA